In Pseudomonas hamedanensis, a single window of DNA contains:
- the astD gene encoding succinylglutamate-semialdehyde dehydrogenase yields the protein MMNSLYIAGEWLAGQGEAFQSLNPVTQQVLWSGEGATDAQVESAVQAARQAFPGWARRTLDERISVLEAFAASLKHHADELARTIGEETGKPLWESATEVTSMVNKIAISVQSYRERTGEKSGPLGDATAVLRHKPHGVVAVFGPYNFPGHLPNGHIVPALLAGNSVLFKPSELTPKVAELTVKCWIEAGLPAGVLNLLQGARETGIALAANPGIDGLFFTGSSRTGNHLHQQFAGRPDKILALEMGGNNPLVVDQVADLDAAVYTIIQSAFISAGQRCTCARRLLVPQGAWGDSLLKRLVEVSATIEVGAFDQQPAPFMGSVISLGAAKALMDAQEQLLANGAVSLLAMTQPQAQSALLTPGILDVSAVAERPDEELFGPLLQVIRYVDFAAAITEANNTAYGLAAGLLSDSEARYQQFWLESRAGIVNWNKQLTGAASSAPFGGVGASGNHRASAYYAADYCAYPVASLETPSLVLPSALTPGVKMA from the coding sequence ATAATGAACTCGCTATACATCGCAGGTGAGTGGCTGGCCGGTCAGGGCGAAGCCTTTCAATCGCTGAATCCGGTGACTCAGCAAGTGCTGTGGTCGGGTGAGGGCGCTACGGACGCGCAGGTCGAGTCGGCGGTGCAGGCTGCCCGTCAGGCGTTTCCGGGCTGGGCCCGTCGTACGCTGGACGAGCGCATCAGCGTGCTTGAGGCCTTCGCCGCGTCGCTGAAACACCACGCTGACGAGCTGGCTCGCACCATCGGTGAAGAAACCGGCAAGCCGTTGTGGGAATCCGCGACTGAAGTGACCAGCATGGTCAACAAGATTGCTATCTCGGTGCAGAGCTACCGCGAGCGTACCGGCGAGAAGAGCGGTCCATTGGGCGATGCCACTGCTGTGTTGCGGCACAAGCCGCACGGTGTGGTCGCGGTGTTCGGCCCTTACAACTTCCCCGGTCACCTCCCTAACGGTCATATCGTCCCGGCGCTGTTGGCCGGTAACAGCGTGCTGTTCAAGCCCAGCGAACTGACGCCGAAAGTCGCCGAGCTGACGGTCAAGTGCTGGATCGAAGCCGGTCTGCCGGCAGGCGTGTTGAACCTCCTGCAAGGCGCGCGCGAAACCGGCATTGCGCTGGCGGCGAACCCGGGCATCGACGGCCTGTTTTTCACCGGTTCCAGCCGTACCGGCAATCATCTGCACCAGCAATTCGCCGGGCGTCCGGACAAGATTCTTGCCCTGGAAATGGGCGGCAACAACCCGCTAGTGGTCGATCAGGTCGCTGATCTGGACGCCGCGGTGTACACGATCATTCAGTCGGCATTCATTTCCGCCGGCCAGCGCTGCACCTGTGCGCGCCGTCTGCTGGTGCCGCAGGGCGCGTGGGGCGACAGCCTGCTCAAGCGTCTGGTGGAAGTCAGTGCAACGATTGAGGTCGGTGCATTCGATCAACAACCGGCGCCGTTCATGGGCTCGGTGATTTCCCTCGGCGCGGCGAAAGCGCTGATGGATGCTCAGGAACAACTGCTGGCCAACGGCGCGGTGTCGCTGTTGGCGATGACGCAGCCGCAGGCGCAGTCGGCGTTGCTGACGCCGGGCATTCTCGATGTGAGCGCTGTGGCCGAGCGTCCGGACGAAGAACTGTTCGGGCCGTTGCTGCAAGTGATTCGGTACGTGGATTTCGCCGCCGCGATCACTGAAGCCAACAACACCGCTTACGGGCTCGCCGCAGGTTTGCTCTCGGATTCCGAAGCGCGCTATCAGCAGTTCTGGCTGGAAAGCCGTGCCGGCATCGTCAACTGGAACAAACAACTGACCGGCGCCGCGAGCAGCGCGCCGTTCGGTGGCGTCGGTGCCTCGGGCAACCATCGCGCCAGCGCCTACTACGCGGCGGATTACTGCGCCTACCCGGTGGCGTCGCTGGAAACGCCGAGCCTGGTGTTGCCATCTGCACTCACGCCAGGCGTGAAAATGGCGTAA
- the astA gene encoding arginine N-succinyltransferase: protein MIVRPVRSSDLSALIDLARSTGTGLTTLPANEERLTHRVGWAEKTFRGEAGRGDADYLFVLEDDNGRVVGISAIAGAVGLREPWYNFRVGLTVSASQELNIYREIPTLFLANDLTGNSELCSLFLHADYRNGLNGRMLSKARMLFIAEFPELFGNKIIAEMRGVSDDAGRSPFWESLGRHFFKMEFSQADYLTGVGNKAFIAELMPKFPLYTCFLSPDARNVIGQVHPDTEPALAMLKSEGFSYQGYVDIFDAGPAIECETSKIRAVRDSEALVLAVGTPGDDATPFIIHNRKREDCRITAAPARLAAGTLVVDPQTAKRLQLNAGDQVRAVALSAARESK from the coding sequence ATGATTGTTCGTCCCGTACGCAGCAGCGATTTATCCGCGCTGATCGACCTGGCCCGCAGCACCGGCACCGGCCTGACTACCTTGCCGGCCAACGAAGAGCGCCTGACTCACCGGGTCGGCTGGGCCGAGAAGACCTTTCGCGGCGAAGCCGGGCGTGGCGATGCGGACTACCTGTTCGTGCTCGAAGATGACAACGGTCGTGTGGTGGGGATTTCCGCCATTGCCGGCGCGGTCGGTCTGCGTGAGCCGTGGTACAACTTCCGCGTTGGCCTGACCGTCAGTGCTTCGCAGGAGCTGAACATCTACCGCGAGATTCCGACGCTGTTTCTGGCCAACGACCTGACCGGCAATTCCGAGCTGTGCTCGCTGTTCCTGCACGCCGATTACCGCAATGGCCTGAACGGGCGCATGTTGTCCAAGGCGCGCATGCTGTTCATCGCCGAGTTCCCTGAACTGTTCGGCAACAAGATCATCGCCGAGATGCGCGGTGTGTCCGATGACGCCGGGCGTTCGCCGTTCTGGGAGAGCCTCGGTCGGCACTTCTTCAAGATGGAGTTCAGCCAGGCCGACTACCTGACCGGCGTTGGCAACAAAGCGTTCATCGCCGAACTGATGCCGAAATTTCCGCTGTACACCTGCTTCCTTTCGCCGGATGCGCGCAACGTCATTGGCCAGGTGCACCCGGACACCGAGCCGGCACTGGCGATGCTCAAGAGCGAAGGTTTCAGCTATCAGGGTTACGTCGATATCTTCGACGCAGGTCCGGCCATCGAATGCGAAACCAGCAAGATCCGCGCAGTGCGTGACAGCGAAGCGCTGGTGCTGGCGGTGGGCACGCCGGGCGATGACGCCACGCCGTTCATCATCCACAACCGCAAGCGCGAAGATTGCCGCATCACCGCAGCGCCTGCGCGTCTGGCTGCCGGCACGCTGGTGGTCGATCCGCAGACCGCCAAACGCCTTCAACTCAACGCCGGCGATCAAGTGCGCGCCGTGGCGTTGTCCGCAGCACGGGAGTCGAAATAA
- the aruF gene encoding arginine/ornithine succinyltransferase subunit alpha produces MLVMRPAQMADLGEVQRLAADSPIGVTSLPDDVERLSDKIAASEASFAAEVSFNGEESYFFVLEDTATGKLVGCSAIVASAGYSEPFYSFRNETFVHASRELKIHNKIHVLSQCHDLTGNSLLTSFYVQRELVGSPWAELNSRGRLLFVASHPERFADSVVTEIVGYSDENGDSPFWDAIGRNFFDLNYAEAERLCGLKSRTFLAELMPHYPIYVPLLPDSAQEAMGQVHPRAQITFDILMREGFETDHYIDIFDGGPTLHARVSGIRSIAQSRVVPVKIGEPVKGAGRQYLVANAQLQDYRAVLLELDYAPGKPVTLDLQAAEALGVGEGASVRLVAV; encoded by the coding sequence ATGCTGGTGATGCGCCCCGCGCAAATGGCTGATCTGGGCGAGGTACAGCGTCTGGCTGCGGACAGCCCGATTGGTGTCACTTCCTTGCCGGATGACGTGGAACGTCTGAGCGACAAGATCGCCGCGAGCGAAGCGTCGTTCGCCGCCGAAGTGAGCTTCAACGGTGAAGAGAGCTATTTCTTTGTCTTGGAAGACACGGCCACCGGCAAGCTGGTCGGGTGCTCGGCCATTGTCGCTTCGGCCGGTTATTCGGAGCCGTTTTACAGCTTCCGTAACGAGACCTTCGTTCACGCCTCTCGCGAGCTGAAGATTCACAACAAGATCCACGTGCTCTCGCAGTGCCACGACTTGACCGGCAACAGCTTGCTGACCAGTTTCTACGTGCAGCGCGAACTGGTCGGATCGCCCTGGGCCGAGCTCAATTCCCGTGGCCGTCTGCTGTTCGTTGCCAGCCACCCGGAGCGTTTTGCCGATTCGGTGGTGACCGAGATCGTCGGTTACAGCGACGAGAATGGCGACTCGCCGTTCTGGGACGCCATCGGGCGTAACTTCTTCGACCTCAACTACGCCGAAGCCGAGCGCCTGTGCGGGCTGAAAAGCCGCACGTTTCTCGCCGAGCTGATGCCGCATTACCCGATCTACGTGCCGCTGCTGCCGGACTCCGCGCAAGAAGCGATGGGTCAGGTGCACCCGCGTGCGCAGATCACCTTCGACATCCTGATGCGCGAAGGCTTCGAGACTGATCACTACATCGACATCTTCGATGGTGGCCCGACCCTGCACGCACGGGTTTCCGGGATCCGCTCGATCGCCCAGAGCCGCGTGGTGCCGGTGAAGATCGGCGAGCCGGTCAAAGGTGCCGGGCGCCAGTATCTGGTAGCGAACGCGCAGTTGCAGGATTACCGCGCGGTGTTGCTGGAGCTGGATTACGCGCCGGGCAAACCGGTGACTCTGGATCTGCAAGCGGCCGAAGCCCTGGGCGTCGGTGAAGGTGCCAGCGTGCGCCTGGTGGCGGTTTAA
- a CDS encoding aspartate aminotransferase family protein: MSVEHAAVQRADFDQVMVPNYAPAAFIPVRGAGSRVWDQAGRELIDFAGGIAVNVLGHAHPALVGALTEQANKLWHVSNVFTNEPALRLAHKLIDATFAERVFFCNSGAEANEAAFKLARRVAFDRFGTEKYEIIAALNSFHGRTLFTVNVGGQSKYSDGFGPKITGITHVPYNDLAALKAAVSEKTCAVVLEPIQGEGGVLPAELAYLQGARELCDANDALLVFDEVQTGMGRSGKLFAYQHYGVTPDILTSAKSLGGGFPIAAMLTTEALAKHLVVGTHGTTYGGNPLACAVAEAVIDVINTPEVLNGVNAKHDKFKTRLQQIGEKYGLFTQVRGLGLLIGCVLSEAWKGKAKEIFNAAEQEGLMILQAGPDVIRFAPSLVVEDADIDAGLDRFERAAAKLTQA, translated from the coding sequence ATGTCCGTTGAGCACGCTGCGGTACAACGCGCCGATTTCGACCAGGTAATGGTTCCCAACTACGCGCCTGCCGCTTTCATTCCGGTGCGTGGCGCCGGGTCCCGGGTCTGGGATCAGGCCGGCCGCGAGCTGATCGACTTCGCTGGCGGGATTGCCGTCAACGTACTGGGCCATGCGCACCCGGCGCTGGTCGGCGCACTGACCGAACAGGCGAACAAGCTGTGGCACGTGTCCAACGTGTTCACCAATGAGCCGGCCCTGCGCCTGGCGCATAAGCTGATCGATGCCACATTCGCCGAGCGCGTGTTCTTCTGCAACTCGGGCGCTGAAGCCAACGAGGCCGCGTTCAAGCTGGCCCGTCGCGTCGCGTTCGACCGTTTCGGCACTGAAAAATACGAGATCATCGCCGCGCTCAACAGCTTCCACGGCCGCACCCTGTTCACCGTCAATGTCGGTGGCCAGTCGAAGTATTCCGACGGTTTCGGCCCGAAAATCACCGGCATCACCCACGTTCCCTACAACGACCTGGCCGCGCTGAAAGCGGCGGTGTCCGAGAAGACCTGCGCGGTCGTGCTCGAGCCGATCCAGGGCGAGGGCGGCGTACTGCCGGCCGAGCTGGCCTACCTGCAAGGTGCCCGCGAACTGTGTGACGCGAACGACGCGCTGCTGGTGTTCGATGAAGTGCAGACCGGCATGGGCCGCAGCGGCAAGCTGTTCGCCTATCAGCATTACGGCGTGACCCCGGACATCCTGACCAGCGCCAAGAGCCTGGGCGGCGGTTTCCCGATCGCGGCGATGCTGACCACCGAAGCGCTGGCCAAACATCTGGTGGTCGGTACCCACGGCACCACCTACGGCGGCAACCCGCTGGCGTGCGCGGTGGCTGAAGCGGTCATCGACGTGATCAACACCCCTGAAGTGTTGAACGGCGTGAACGCCAAGCACGACAAGTTCAAGACCCGCTTGCAACAGATCGGCGAGAAGTACGGCCTGTTCACTCAGGTCCGTGGCCTCGGCCTGCTGATCGGCTGCGTGCTGAGCGAAGCCTGGAAAGGCAAGGCCAAGGAAATCTTCAACGCCGCCGAACAGGAAGGCCTGATGATTCTGCAAGCCGGTCCGGACGTGATCCGTTTCGCCCCGAGCCTGGTGGTCGAAGACGCCGATATCGATGCAGGTCTCGACCGCTTCGAGCGTGCCGCGGCAAAACTGACGCAAGCCTGA